In the Streptomyces sp. 3214.6 genome, ATCGCGCGCCAGATGCACGGACGAGCAGGCTTCACCCTGCTTCGCCACCGCATCCTTCTTGGATAGCGGCACGCTCCGTCACCACCGAATGTGAGACAGGGCCGCTCGTTTGACAGACCCGGCGGGAGGCTGTCGCGTTGGAGTGGAGGCGTCGCCATTGGCGGGGCGTGACGCCGTAGCTCTGGTGGAAGCGGCGGGAGAAGTAGGCGGGGTTGGTGAATCCCCAGGACCGGGCGATGGCTTCGATGGTGCGGTGGGCGTGTTCGGGTGTGGTCAGGTCGCGGCGGGTGCCTTCCAGGCGTCGGCGAATGATCCATTTCTCCAGGCTGAGGCCCCCCTGCTCACACAGCCGGTAGAGGGTTCGTACGGAGATGTTGTGGGCGGCGGCGATGCTGCGGGGGGTGAGCCTCGGGTCGGTCAGATGGGCGCGGATGTAGGCGATGACACGGATGAGGAGGGTGTCTTCGGCGACCGACCGCCGGGTGCGTTCGTCGGCGGCCACCGAGACGATGAGGGCGCGGGTGAGTTCCAGGGTGGCCGAGCCGAGCGCCTCGGCGCCGGCATCGGCGCTGAGCTGGTCGGCGCGGCGGTGCAGGCTTCGTATGTGATGCAGCAGCAACGGCGCGATAGGGCTTTGCTCCAGGAGCGGTATCGCGGTCCGGACCAGGTGTTCGGGCAGGCCGAGACGTTCGGTGTCCACCATGAATGCCACCGACACTCCGGTCCCGGACCACCCGTACTCGTAGCCGGCGGTCTTGTGTGCCAGGGCCAGGGCGTCGGGCCCCACGTGCTGCTGATGGCCGTTCCAGGTGAAGGCGCCCATCCCCTGACTCTGGGTGATGATCGAGACGGTGTTCCTCGAGTCGAACCGGGCGTGCCGCGGGGTGCGCCAGATGCGCATGCCCGTGCCGTGCGTGGCGAACAGGGTCAGCGGGCCGAAGTTCCAGACCTCCAGTCTCTTCCGGATGCCGGCCTCGGGATGTTCCTGCTCGATCCCGCAACTGCCGCTCTCTCCGACCGCCACGGCGTGATACGTCTCGGCCCGGTCGGCGGCAGGCAGGTCCTCCGTGTCCAAAACAAGCACGTTCCCCCCAGGGCGGCAGCAGCGGGCCATCCGCTGCCGTACTGTCCTCTGAATTCTTCAACACCGGGGCCAGCTTGGGCAGTTGGGTTCACGAACTCGCCGGCAGCCTCCTGCGCATGGGCCTGCACCACGCGTCACAGCAGTCACCGGGTCGGATGGTGACTTGGCACCCAGGGAGCAGTTCTCGGCGCGCACGGTAAAGAACCTCGCCCCCGGCACTGACACGATCCGGTCACCTGAGCCGGGCTTTGAAACCGACACTGGCCCTCAATCACAGGTGCCATTGGCATATGGAGCGGGGCAGTGATCGACGTCCGCAGATCTCGCCTTCGAATACCGCAGATCCTCCTGGATCGACTCGAAGCCCCGCACGCCTCGTCCTGGCTCCACGGGCATTCCAAACCGCTGCCAAAACGCCGCTCCCCCCTGACCCGCGACGGCATCTCGCCCACGGCGACATCGAGAAAGGCTGCGCAAACGGACATGGTTCCCACGTCAGAAAGAGTCAAATCATGAGTGCACAAACGCTGTTCAAACCCCTACGCCGTTCCCTGACCATTCTGCTGGTCCTGCTGGCCGCAATAAGCGGACTCCTTCAGCCCTGCGCCAAGCCGGCCAGCGCCGACACCGGTGGTCGGCAAGTGGGCTGGACCTGGATGCAGATCGACAGCCACGGCAATGCAGATCTGGCTCGCGCCTACGAGGCCCTGATCATCAGCATCCGCAACGCCGCCGGCCATGAGCTTAATGACGGCGTCTACGTCACCCAGAACGAGCGCCAATCACTCATCTCCGTGCTCCTCTACTACGGCGACACCTGGCTGCGACTGTGGATCGAACCCCAGAACCTCTACCTCAGGGGCTTCACCAACATCCACGGCACGTTCGTTGCCAGCGACCTCCCCGAATACAATCTGAATGAGCACCTCAGGACGTATGGGACCCATCTCAGCAACGACGAGAACACCGGGTTCGAATACAACGCGAATCAGGGTTTCTCACTGCCCTTCGACAGCACCTACGGCAGTATCAATCGCGCCGCCGGTCGCGACAGGGCCAGTGTGCCCATCTCTGCCGAGTCGATGTGGAACTACTTCCACCAGCTCGCCTACGTCCAGGAACCGTGGAGGGACGGCCACCGGCAAGCGACGGCACTGTCCTACCTGTTCTTCACCCAATTCATCAGCGAGGCCGTCCGCTTCGATGACGTCTTCTGGTACATGCGCGCCGCCATGGGCACCAGCGGCTGGTGGCGACAAGGCATGAGCGCCAACCAGATCACCTTAGAGAACAACTGGGGAAGAATATCCGAATGGGCCCGGGATAGTCTCAACTCACCGACCACCCCGGTGCCGCTCATCATCACCGGCCTGGCCACCCTGTACCACTGGCGCGACGTGATACCGGTACTGAACGTTGCGAAACACCGGTAAATCCCGGACCGGGACAGCAATAGGGGCCTGGTCGGCCTCATGAGCCGCCCAGGCGCCGCCCGTCATCCCCACCGACGCGTGGCAGGTGGGCCTGCGCACTTGAAAAGGGGCGCAGGCCCCCGTTGGCTGTGACGTTGTTTTCAGCGGCCCCGGCATGTTGGCTTCGAGCGGCCCAGTTGATGGGTCACGCTGGTGCATTGAGGGGTGGTGACGGGGCGAAGTGGCCCCACCTCGGCTCTTGCGGTGAGACGGTTCCCGTGGTCTCCGGCAGGGGCGGTGCTAAGGAAGGTGGGCTTCCCATGCCCGGAGCCACTGACCGGTCCGTTGCCGCTGAGCACGAAGGTCGCCAGCGCCGAGACCGCTGTGCCAGGGGGCGGAGAGCCCACGCCCGCCGATTCTCCCCGCCAGTTCGCCGGCCTTCTGGCCGACTTCGATCTGATGTGCCGAGATGCCGACGCACTGACTGGTCCACACGTGGCGAGGCCCCAACAGAGAGGTCAATGGTCACGTTCAAACAGTGGCCACAAGCGCATCGGCGCCGGGTACTACCTCCAGCCTCAGGGCACCGTCGCGGCGAAGCCCTATCTGGTCTTGCGGCACGCCCTGGAGCGCGCCTCGCGGGTCGCGGTCGCGCGGTTCGCGTGGCACGGCCGTGAGCGGCTTGGTCTGCTACGGGTACGGGGAGATGCGATCGCTCTGCACGGTCTGCTGTAGCCGGACGAAATTCGTGACCCCGCCGCCGTGGTCCCGCCGCCGGTCCAGCTGGACGAAGACGAAATCGACGAAGCCGTGGCGCTGATCGAGGCCATGACGCGCGACGACCTCACCGGCCCGGAGTTCGCCGACCACTATACCGAGGCCCTACACACGGTGATCGAGGCCAAGCAGGAAGACCGCCAGCCGCCGGAAGTCCCGGCGCCGGCATCCCGGCCGGGGCAGCTGGTGGACCTGATGGCCGCGCTGCAGGAGTCCGTCAGCAAGGCCCGGGCGGCGCGCGGCGAGACGGAGGGGTCCGAGGCGCTGGCGAAGCCCGCGAAGAAGGCGCCCTCCCCGAGGGCTTCCTCGAGGACCGCCGGGCGCGCGGGTGGTCGGCGCGGTACGCCGACACGCTGACCTGCCGAGTAATTCTCAAAACTTGTGGGTGAGTCCTTGATCACTGGGCCATGCCGTCTGTCGGCGTTGATGTCAGCTGGTGATGTCAACCATGTCCCGGAGGCTGACCCGGCGGCATCGCGGGTCTCCGGCCGCTATCAGCCGGGACCGCCGTCGGCGGCCGCCTGCAGCGCCTCGGAGGTTGCCGAGTCCACCGGGAGGAACGCCTCCAGTTTCAGCTCAGTGAGGGTCACGTCAATCGCGGTGGCGAACGTCGTCACGGTCGTCACCAGGTGCAGCTCACCGCGCGACGTCTCCAGGTGGAGCGGGACCGCGAAGCCGAGAGCACCGGCGGACTGCTCCAACTCGGGGACATATTGTGAGAGTTCGGCACGCAGTGCTTCCTGGTGGTCCAGGCGCGCCAGGATGTGACGCGCCCATTCGGCGAGGTTACGGATGCGGGGTGCCATTCCGTCGGGATGAAGGGCGAGGCGGTACACGTTCGTCCCCGGGCCGACCAGTTCGGGGGCCGCACCCTCGGTGATCAGGTCGAGTGCCTTATTGGCGGCGATCAGATCACCGTTCCGGTCCACGACGAGCGCGGGATAAGGAAGGTGCCCATGAAGGATGTGGTCCATAGCCGCACGTACAGGGGCCAGGACTGGATCGTCGAGGGCGTTCTCCGGATAGACGGGCGCATATCCGGCGGCCAGCAGCAGCTCATTACGCTCCCGCAACGGCAGTTCCAACGACTCGGCCAGGCGTACGACCAAGTTCCGGCCGGGGGCGGACCTGCCGGACTCGATGAAACTGAGATGCCGCTGGGTGGTACCGGCCCGCAGCGCCAGGTCGAGCTGGCTGAGACGGCAGCGGGTACGGCGTTCACGGAGCGCGGTCGGGAAGTCCACAGCCCTGTTGTAACGGCTGGGGCGGAGGTCCGGCCATTCCCTGGAGGGAATTGTGGGCACCATCGCCGGCCGGGAGCCTCTGGGGCATGGACATCGGCGTACTCCTCCCGACCGGAAAAGCCCAGTGGGGCGCGGACGACGACCCCCGGGACCTGATCGCCTTCGGCATCCGGGCCGAACGGTCGGGCTTCTCTTCGCTCTTCGTCAACGACTCCCTGATCAGCCCGCGTATCGAGGCGCTCACGATGCTGGCCGCGCTCGCCCCCGCGACCGAGCGCGTGACGCTGGGGACCGGTGCGCTGCTGGCATTCCTACGCCGCCCGATCCAGGTCGCGCAGTCGCTGGCGTCGATCGACCTGCTGTCCGGCGGCCGACTCACTGTGGCGGTCGGCGCCGGTTTCCCCGGACGTTTCGGACGGCCCTTCTACACGCTGTCCGAGGTGCCGTGGGAGCGCCGCTTCGCCCGGCTTGACGAGACCGTCGCGCTCTGGCGCGGCCTGTGGACCGGCGCCACCTCCTTCCACGGCGAGATCCTCCAGTTCGACGACATCCCGCCCGCGACCCTGCCCTTCCGCACAGGCGGCCCGCCGATCTGGCTCGGCGGAGCATCCCCGGCCGCGCTGACCCGCACCGGCCGGCTGTACGACGGCTGGCTCCCCTACCCGCCCGACCCGGCCGACTACGAGTCCGGTCTGCTGGACGTACGGAAGGCGGCGGCCGAGGCTGGGCGCCCGGCCGACGACCTCACCCCTGCCCTGTTCGTGTCCGTACGGGTCGACGACGGCGTCGAGAACGGCCGCCGGGCGCTCGACGACTACGCACGGGCCGCCTACGGCATGCCGCTGGAGGAACTGGAGAAGATCCAGGCAGTCGTCACCGGCTCCGCCGAGCAGGTTCTCGACGGCCTCGGCCGGTACGTCGCCGCTGGCGCGCGCCATCTCGTCATCCGCCTCGCCGCGCTCGACCTCCGCTCACAGCACGACCAACTCGAGCGCACCGCCGCCCTGATCCCCGATCTCCAGGCATCGGCGGTTCACGCCTCGTCATCGGCACGCGCGGTCACTCCGGACGCGGGAGACTCAGGCACGGAGGGCTCTGACGCTGCAGACACGGTTCCTTCGGATCGGCCGTGAGTGGTCCCGCCGTCTGATTCCGCGGTACTCCGGTCAGCGTTTCGAAGCACAGGCGGAGCAGCCGTGTGTCCTGGCGTCTCCCAGCGCCCACAGCACGATCAGGGACGCCTGCGGCCGGAAGGTGAAGTCGAGGGCGAGCAGCGGAGTCTGCTTGCGGGCCTCGATCTCCTCGATCGGCTGCCCGAGCACAGTGGCCAGCCGTGCCGTGGCCGGGTCGGCACCGTCGTCCAGGAGGTCACGCTCGATGCGGTCGGCGTCTGGGTGCCGGAGCATCCCGAACAGCAGCTCCATCTGCCGCTCGGACACCTCCGCGCCCTCAGTCAGCCCGAGCGCAGCCAGGCCGCGCCCCAACCACCTCCCGGGCGGGAGGCCGGCCATCTCCGAGCGTCCTTCAACGACTGGCCGACCGGACGGCGGCCGTCTCCGAACGCGACTCCGCGCACGTAGTACCGCCACGCGTTACGCCTCTGAACCTTCGCGACACTGAGCATCCCCACAGAGGACACCCACTCTGACGCGTAAATACCTACCGGCGTGGGCAAAACCGCAGGTAGCTGACCAGCTGACCTCCGCCTCCTGCGCTGCCACCCCGCAACGCGGTGTTGATCAAGGGCTATGGGGCCTTCAGCGTGCCCATTTACCCCTCCCACGGCGGCCGGCGAAGCCGCCCTGGATCGCTGACCTGCGAAAAATCGTGATCCCGTGGGGCGGGACAGTCCACCGGAACTTCACTGCCGATCCCGTACGGCGGGCGCCGGCGGCGACACCGGGCCCGTCAGGCGGGCACCCTCGCCGCCCGATCGAGGCCATGTAAATGCTGCGCAACGGCCGAGCTCATTCGACGACTGGGCGTCTGTGGCGGGGGCAAACCACGGGGCGCGACGGGGCGCCGCCCCGTGGTGGAATGCGACCGCCAGGGGTCGGTCCGAGGGGTAGCGACCATGCCTTGCGGACGGTGTCGATCAGGGGTCGGGCGCTGTAGGGCGATATGCCGAGTTCCTGACGTGCGTCGGCCAGTCGTTCAGGGTCGCCGTCCGGGCCGTGCTCAGCTGCCAGTTGTGTGCGGCGCTCAAGTCCTTCGGTGCTGAAGATGTCGAGCAGGGTGAGCGAGAAGTAGGCGTACGTGGAGGCCTCGTCGATGAGCTGGCGTGCGTCACTGCTGAGGTCCGGATCGGCTGGCACATGCGGTGGGTCGCCGGCGTCCACGGGGCGTGGTCGGGGGCCTTCGGTGTAGAAAGCGAACTGATCCAGGGTTCGCAGCATGTCGGCTTCTACGCACGGGCAGGGGTCGCGCAGATAGCCGCAGAGGGTTCGGAAGGAAGCGAGGACGCTGTTGGTGTCGTGGGTCCACTGCTGTTTGCTCAGCAGGGTCCTGAAGCCAGCGAATGTTTCCGCGAGTTCTTCCAGGATGAGGTGGCGGGAGATGTAAGTGACCTCGTAAGACTGTGTCTTGTCCTGTATCTCGCGGAGCTGCAGGCCGTAGCGGAGCAGGTCGCGCAGGATGCCGCCCGACAAGGCATGGGCGAGCATGACGTGCGGGTCTTTCAGCCTCTGGGAGCGCTTGGCGAGGATGGCGCGTGATTCTTTGAGGGTGCTGGGCTGAACGTGGACGATGTCGTCCAGGGAGCTGTCGGTGACGTCCCGGTGTGGCAGGCCCCGGCGGACAAAGGCGGCCCCTACGTCTTCGGCCACCGAGATCAGGTAGTGGACCAAGGGAACACCAAGGATCGCCTTGATCTCTCGGAGGAACGCCAGGGCTTCGGTATCCGCACCAAGGCGGTCCACTTCGTCGATGGCGATCAAGACGGTCTTGCCCTCTCCGACCTTCTCAGCGGCGATGCACTTGAGCAGTTCGCGGAACTCTTCCACCAGTTCCGGGTAGTTCGGGGGGACTGTGGAGACGGACGTGGTGTGGTTGGTGCCCAGGCTCAGGATCTGGGAAGCACCGCCGGTGGTCAGGCCGTGGGTGGCCTGCTGGACCGTCTGGAGGCGGTAGAGGTGGTCGCGGCACCGGGTGACCAGTTCGGGTTCTTCCGTCTGCGGGTGCCAGTCTCCCGCCTTCGACACCAGGACTCCGGCGATGATGCCCGCGAGCCGCAGCGGGTTCTCGGGGTCCGCCAGGAGGTTGTGCGCCTGCGGGTTGTCGATGAGATACCACAGCAGGTACGTCCCTGCAGCGGCCGCCAAGGGGCGGAAGATCTTCTCCAGGGAGACGTGCCACCTCCCGAGGGGGAACTCGACACCGGAATCGCGAGCCAGGCGCAAGAGCCACCACACGACCATCAACGCCCCGGTGTAGGCAACGGTCTGGTACAGGGCCTCGGGCTGGGTGCGGTGGAGGTGTCGGACCTGCTGGCGGATCTGTTCGTCCAGGAGCACTGTGGCAGCGGATGCCCAGGCTAGGAGCAGCCCGATACGCCTGATGCCACGCATCCACAGCCGTCCCAGCATGCGCGGCAGCCAGGCAGCATGCCGCGCCTGCCACCAGGCGATCCCGCCGAAGGTGATGGTCACGCTCGCGACGACTGCGTGGCCCTGCCAGATGGCCATCACGTCGTCGCGGATCGCATCGGTGTGCGTGCGCACGAAGTCGGAGACGGACGTGGCGTACTGCTCATACAAGGAGCGGACCGAGGCAGACAGGCCCAGCACCAGCAGGACGGCGGCGGGCACCGCGAAGGAACTCCACCGTCCCAGCCGCTTGGCCTGGAACCTCACACGCCGCAACAGCCTGCGCACGGGCGACAACCGCGCGAACTCAGGCGGGTCATAACCCTGGTCGCGCATGTACTTCTCGCACAGCTGCACCGACAGCAACAGCAGGAAGTCGTGCGGGGTATAGGTGGCCGGCGCCTGGACGATCACACCGAAGCCGGCCTTCTTGACGCACTGCTCCAGCAGCGTCGTCTTGCCCGCACCCCGCGGACCGCAGACCGCGATGGTGCCGTCCTCGAGATGCGTGAGCTTGCGCTCCAGTTGCCGACGGGCCCCGTTCTCAACGACGTAGCCCGGTGCTCGCGGCGCGCGCAGGCCCCACTCGTAGTCATCCGGGATGAAGAGGGAGTCGGGGTCGTCACCCAGCATGTGGCGGACCAGATCGGCAACCACCGGGCCGGTGCCTCGTTCCTGCAGGTCTTCACCCCAGCGGGCGGCGCACACCCCTACCTCGAAGCGCTGTACCAGCCAGGCAACACCCAGCCCTGCGGTAACCAGGCACTGTCTTACGTTGAACCACGCCGTCGAGCCGCGCCAGAACAGCGTGAACATCACGGCTGCAGCTGCCAGAACCGCTATAAGCAGGGCGAGCAGTCCGCCGAAGATGAGCACCGCCAGGGCCCCGAGCGCGATCAGGGAACAGACCACCCGCCAGTTCCACTGCGTCTCGCGCGCTGCCCTCTCATGCTTGTCCCGGGCCTCGTCCAGTTTCTCGACCGCTTCGTCAAAGGGGAGAGACGGGCAGCGGATGGTGGCGTAGCGGTGGTACGTGACCGTCCTCATCCGCTCCAGAACAGCGTCCCGGGTCACGCCTTCCCGTTTGTCGAGCAGCCGCTCCGTCTCGGGATCGTCAAGCGCGGCCAGCACGCACCGAAGGTAGATGTCGTCCTTGTCACCCCCGCTCAGGAAGTCGAGCGCCCTCGCCCCCCATAACTCCACCCAGGCCTGTAACCGCAGCATCCACCCACCCTTCCCCCGAGTGCAGAACCTGCGGATGTTAACCCCCGAGGCCAGCGCGGCGGAGAGCGTTCTCCCGAAGGTGGCGCAGTTTGTGCGCACTGAGCGAAGGGGGGTGCTTACGTCGTAAGCACCCCCTTTCGGTTCTGGGTGTTGGCTTCGATCACTTCTTGCGACAGCGTTTGTTGACGAGTTCTGACGTCGTCGCCCGGCCGAGGACTCTGCGGTTCGTCACGAGTTTTGAAGGCAGCTGCCCGATGTAGCGGAGTCGTGTCGGCGGCTCGCAACAGGGCTGCCACAAGGTTTCAAGATCGCTTGACCTAGCCCCAGAGGGAAGGGCGACAGTGTCTCCGTAGATCACATGAGCGAGCGATGTGCGCTCGCCAGCCGGGCAGGACGAAGAGGGGGAGTTCGAGTGACGGCCGTCATTCTCGATATCGGTGGCGTGTTGGAGATCACGCCGGAAACGGGGTGGGTGCAGCGGTGGGAAGAGCGGCTGGAGCTGCCGCTCGGCACTGTGCATGAGCGGATGCGCGACGTGTGGCAAGCCGGGAGCGTCGGGAGTATCAGTGAACGAGAGGTCCACGAGCAGGTGGCAGCACGCTTGGGGCTCGACGCGCTCCAGGTTGAAGCCTTCATGGCTGGTCTCTGGGCGGAGTACTTGGGAACGCCTAACGAGGAGCTCATCGCTTATGTGCGTGGGCTGCGAGGAAGCTGCAGCCTGGGCATTCTGAGCAACAGCTTCGTCGGCGCCCGGGAGCGGGAGACGGCGTTGTATCACTTCGACGAACTGGTCGAGCAAATCGTGTACTCGCACGAGATCGGCGTCGAGAAGCCGGACCCGCGTGCCTTCGAGGCCGTATGCGCCAGCCTGGAGGTGCGGCCGGAGAGCTGTCTGTTCATCGACGATTTCGCAGTCAATGTTGAGGCTGCTCAGGCAGCGGGCATGCAGGCGCATCTGTTCGAGGACAACGCACGGACGATTACGCGCATCGCAGCCCATCTGGACGCTGGTCCCCGGGTTGTAGGGCCTGTCCTGCTCGGATGATGTCGGCCTGGCCGGCCTTCAGCGGTTGCCGGCCAGGCGGTGCAACGGACCCGTGGCAGTTCCAAGCCACGTGCGTTGACACGTTCGTCGCCTCTTGGCGGGCCCGCGGGTTCAGCCCGGTGACCATCGACAACGACATCGGCCTGCTGGAGCGGACCCTCGCGGCCCTGGGCCGACCTGTGTGAGAGGTGACACCGGAGGACATCGACCGTGTGGTCGGCGACCTCGCGGTGAAGGGCCGGGCGACCTCGACCCGGCGCGAGTACGTGCAGATCTTCAAGGGGTTCCACCGGTTCCTGCAGGCCCGCAAGGCGGCCGAGATCGAGGCCGCGTTCGGCGTCCGGCTGGTCTGCCCGGTCGTCGAGTTCAACGCCTCCCGGCATGTCGGCGACGACTCCCCGACCCTCGTGCCGCCGCCGACACCGGAGCGGGTGGCGGAGTTCTTCGACTTCATGAAGCAGCGGATCGCCACCG is a window encoding:
- a CDS encoding Ku protein codes for the protein MCRDADALTGPHVARPQQRGQWSRSNSGHKRIGAGYYLQPQGTVAAKPYLVLRHALERASRVAVARFAWHGRERLGLLRVRGDAIALHGLL
- a CDS encoding relaxase domain-containing protein, which encodes MAGLPPGRWLGRGLAALGLTEGAEVSERQMELLFGMLRHPDADRIERDLLDDGADPATARLATVLGQPIEEIEARKQTPLLALDFTFRPQASLIVLWALGDARTHGCSACASKR
- a CDS encoding helix-turn-helix domain-containing protein; translated protein: MLVLDTEDLPAADRAETYHAVAVGESGSCGIEQEHPEAGIRKRLEVWNFGPLTLFATHGTGMRIWRTPRHARFDSRNTVSIITQSQGMGAFTWNGHQQHVGPDALALAHKTAGYEYGWSGTGVSVAFMVDTERLGLPEHLVRTAIPLLEQSPIAPLLLHHIRSLHRRADQLSADAGAEALGSATLELTRALIVSVAADERTRRSVAEDTLLIRVIAYIRAHLTDPRLTPRSIAAAHNISVRTLYRLCEQGGLSLEKWIIRRRLEGTRRDLTTPEHAHRTIEAIARSWGFTNPAYFSRRFHQSYGVTPRQWRRLHSNATASRRVCQTSGPVSHSVVTERAAIQEGCGGEAG
- a CDS encoding HAD family hydrolase; the encoded protein is MTAVILDIGGVLEITPETGWVQRWEERLELPLGTVHERMRDVWQAGSVGSISEREVHEQVAARLGLDALQVEAFMAGLWAEYLGTPNEELIAYVRGLRGSCSLGILSNSFVGARERETALYHFDELVEQIVYSHEIGVEKPDPRAFEAVCASLEVRPESCLFIDDFAVNVEAAQAAGMQAHLFEDNARTITRIAAHLDAGPRVVGPVLLG
- a CDS encoding helix-turn-helix transcriptional regulator is translated as MDFPTALRERRTRCRLSQLDLALRAGTTQRHLSFIESGRSAPGRNLVVRLAESLELPLRERNELLLAAGYAPVYPENALDDPVLAPVRAAMDHILHGHLPYPALVVDRNGDLIAANKALDLITEGAAPELVGPGTNVYRLALHPDGMAPRIRNLAEWARHILARLDHQEALRAELSQYVPELEQSAGALGFAVPLHLETSRGELHLVTTVTTFATAIDVTLTELKLEAFLPVDSATSEALQAAADGGPG
- a CDS encoding ribosome-inactivating family protein; the protein is MSAQTLFKPLRRSLTILLVLLAAISGLLQPCAKPASADTGGRQVGWTWMQIDSHGNADLARAYEALIISIRNAAGHELNDGVYVTQNERQSLISVLLYYGDTWLRLWIEPQNLYLRGFTNIHGTFVASDLPEYNLNEHLRTYGTHLSNDENTGFEYNANQGFSLPFDSTYGSINRAAGRDRASVPISAESMWNYFHQLAYVQEPWRDGHRQATALSYLFFTQFISEAVRFDDVFWYMRAAMGTSGWWRQGMSANQITLENNWGRISEWARDSLNSPTTPVPLIITGLATLYHWRDVIPVLNVAKHR
- a CDS encoding LLM class flavin-dependent oxidoreductase, translated to MDIGVLLPTGKAQWGADDDPRDLIAFGIRAERSGFSSLFVNDSLISPRIEALTMLAALAPATERVTLGTGALLAFLRRPIQVAQSLASIDLLSGGRLTVAVGAGFPGRFGRPFYTLSEVPWERRFARLDETVALWRGLWTGATSFHGEILQFDDIPPATLPFRTGGPPIWLGGASPAALTRTGRLYDGWLPYPPDPADYESGLLDVRKAAAEAGRPADDLTPALFVSVRVDDGVENGRRALDDYARAAYGMPLEELEKIQAVVTGSAEQVLDGLGRYVAAGARHLVIRLAALDLRSQHDQLERTAALIPDLQASAVHASSSARAVTPDAGDSGTEGSDAADTVPSDRP